A single region of the Amphiura filiformis chromosome 7, Afil_fr2py, whole genome shotgun sequence genome encodes:
- the LOC140156690 gene encoding uncharacterized protein: MNNLSANQVDRMKNISANQVDCMKNLSANQVDHLPFHKCRYCSQRFCYDTSRYLTHLRHHENWVHPYWSGSYQQAVVKTARFVRWHDTKRQHVWDEINAKETPCTNSVDAAFTKNHCNKSIKIILERVHLKLYQCEYCKQCFSDIGTKTTHELNHAKEKPYECHFCNKSFSKKYRRNRHEWNHTSCYRCRHCSEMFLDPVTRSRHESVHIKEKRQQKRQCMYCKKIFKRPADKIRHERIHTNEKAFKCQYCNKGFNDRSLRIRHERIHTGEKPYQCMYCKKCFSDVSNKTSHEQIHLRHGADEKSAQISVIKTKYERILTIEKPYKCKHCKKTFSRSSKKTKHERIHTTAEKPNKCKLCYKRVSDPNDKTAHELIHTKENCHQCTYCEKSFIRESHKIRHERIHTKEKPYKCTLCSKSFFDPSNKTAHEMQHTKEKCYQCTYCEKSFIRESLKIRHERVHTKEKPYSCEFCCKQFSYLSNKTAHELIHITEKPYKCTFCNKSFCTLGSKVIHERVHTKEKPYKCQFCNKSFSHLSTKKGHEIIHLKDKRHQCKYCKKFFSRGSEKNRHERMHTKEKPYNCQFSNKSFSHLSTKKGHEMIHLKENRHQSNKMAHELIHITEKPYKCTFCNKSFTYLRSKMKHERIHTKENRHQCIYCKKSFSWASKRLDMNGYIPKRNLTNVNIVTQVSRIRVPKTDTK, encoded by the coding sequence ATGAATAATTTATCAGCCAATCAGGTGGACCGTATGAAGAATATATCAGCCAATCAGGTGGACTGTATGAAGAATTTATCAGCCAATCAGGTGGACCATCTACCATTTCATAAATGCAGGTACTGCAGTCAGAGATTCTGTTATGATACGAGTCGATATTTGACTCATTTAAGACACCATGAAAATTGGGTACATCCATATTGGAGTGGCTCCTACCAACAGGCAGTGGTAAAAACTGCGAGATTTGTAAGGTGGCACGACACTAAACGACAACACGTATGGGACGAGATCAATGCCAAGGAGACACCTTGTACAAATAGTGTCGACGCTGCTTTTACCAAGAACCATTGTAACAAAAGTATCAAAATCATACTTGAAAGAGTCCATCTCAAACTGTACCAGTGTGAATATTGTAAACAGTGTTTCTCAGATATTGGTACGAAAACTACACATGAACTGAACCATGCCAAAGAAAAACCTTATGAATGTCATTtctgcaacaagagtttctccaAAAAATATCGCAGAAATAGACATGAGTGGAATCACACAAGCTGCTATCGATGTAGACATTGCAGCGAGATGTTCCTTGATCCAGTTACTAGGTCTAGACACGAAAGTGTTCATATCAAAGAGAAACGTCAACAAAAACGCCAATGCATGTATTGTAAGAAGATATTCAAACGACCAGCTGATAAgattagacatgaaaggattcataccaacgAGAAAGCCTTCAAATGTCAATATTGTAACAAGGGTTTCAATGATCGCAGTTTAAGgattagacatgaaaggattcacactggcgagaaaccataccaatgtatgtATTGTAAAAAGTGTTTCTCAGATGTAAGTAACAAAACTTCACATGAACAGATTCATCTTAGGCATGGAGCAGATGAAAAGAGTGCACAAATAAGTGTCATAAAGACTAAATATGAACGAATTCTTACCAttgagaagccttacaaatgtaaACATTGCAAGAAGACTTTTTCTCGGTCAAGTAAAAAAACTAAACATGAACGGATTCATACTACTGCAGAGAAACCTAACAAATGTAAATTATGTTACAAGCGTGTCTCAGATCCAAATGACAAGACTGCACACGAattgattcataccaaagagaattGTCACCAATGTACATATTGTGAGAAGAGCTTCATTCGGGAAAGTCACAAGATTAGACATGAACggatccataccaaagagaaaccctataaaTGTACACTTTGTAGCAAGAGTTTCTTTGATCCAAGTAACAAGACTGCACACGAAATGCAACATACCAAAGAGAAATGTTACCAATGTACATATTGTGAGAAGAGCTTCATTCGGGAAAGTCTCAAGATTAGACATGAACGGGTTCATACGAAAGAGAAACCTTACAGTTGTGAATTTTGTTGCAAGCAATTTTCGTATCTTAGTAACAAGACTGCACACGAATTGATTCATATCACAGAGAAACCCTACAAGTGCACGTTTTGTAACAAGAGCTTCTGTACATTAGGCAGCAAAGTTATACATGAACGGGTCCATACTAAAGAAAAACCTTACAAATGTCAATTTTGTAACAAGAGTTTCTCGCATCTAAGTACCAAGAAAGGACACGAAATAATTCATCTCAAAGATAAACgtcaccaatgtaaatattgtaagaAGTTCTTCTCTCGTGGAAGTGAAAAGAATAGACACGAACGGAtgcataccaaagaaaaaccttaCAACTGTCAATTTAGTAACAAGAGTTTCTCGCATCTAAGTACCAAGAAAGGACACGAAATGATTCATCTCAAAGAAAACCGTCACCAAAGTAACAAGATGGCACACGAATTGATTCATATCACAGAGAAACCTTACAAATGCACATTTTGTAACAAGAGTTTCACATACCTAAGGTCCAAGatgaaacatgaaaggattcataccaaagagaatcGTCACCAATGTATATATTGCAAGAAGAGCTTCTCTTGGGCGAGTAAAAGACTAGACATGAACGGatacataccaaagagaaaccttaccaatgtaaatattgtaacacAAGTTTCTCGGATCCGAGTGCCAAAAACAGACACGAAATGA